Proteins encoded in a region of the Carassius gibelio isolate Cgi1373 ecotype wild population from Czech Republic chromosome B5, carGib1.2-hapl.c, whole genome shotgun sequence genome:
- the opn4xb gene encoding opsin 4xb, translating to MEPQRQIYKRLDIPDHVHYIIAFLILIIGTLGVTGNTLVMFAFYSNKKLRSLPNYFIVNLAVSDFLMAITQSPMFFINCLFKEWMFGELGCKIYAFCGALFGITSMINLLVISIDRYLVITKPLQTIQWNSKRRTSLAILCIWIYSLAWSLAPLIGWSSYIPEGLMTSCTWDYVSPSPSNKSYTMMLCCFVFFIPLAIILYCYLFMFLSVRKASRDLEQLSTQKSSLVKQQSMRSEWKLAKIAAVVIVVYVLSWAPYACVTLIAWAGHAGILTPYSKTLPAVIAKSSAIYNPFIYAIVHTKYRATLAEKVPGLSCLSRVQKDCLTSSTNSDASVQDTSISRQSSVSKIKLHTTTANDSSTMVMGETELNLMVNRSNLTKVSFRNLTRQRILKCSSLLIEKPPVQMRESFSLCERDLVSGSLAMATAPTVIYTKKSRSADMTSDLSFNPKNDSLTCSSSDAPTIIFSPAPESNMREDTA from the exons ATGGAGCCTCAACGGCAGATCTACAAAAGACTGGACATCCCGGATCATGTGCATTACATCATCGccttcctcatcctcatcatcggCACTTTGGGAGTCACGGGCAACACTTTGGTCATGTTTGCCTTCTACAG TAATAAAAAGTTGCGGAGCCTGCCAAATTATTTCATAGTGAACCTGGCGGTCAGTGATTTCCTCATGGCCATCACACAGTCTCCAATGTTCTTCATCAACTGCCTGTTTAAGGAGTGGATGTTTGGGGAGCTGG gatgtaaaatatatgcaTTCTGTGGTGCACTGTTTGGCATCACCTCGATGATAAACCTGCTGGTCATCTCTATCGATCGATACCTGGTCATCACCAAACCGCTGCAGACCATCCAGTGGAACTCCAAACGCAGAACCTCTCTGGCCATCCTGTGCATCTGGATCTACTCGCTGGCCTGGAGTCTGGCACCTCTGATTGGCTGGA GTTCCTACATCCCTGAAGGTCTGATGACATCCTGCACGTGGGACTACGTCTCACCTTCTCCCAGCAACAAGAGTTACACCATGATGCTGTGCTGTTTCGTCTTCTTCATCCCTCTGGCCATCATCCTCTACTGTTACCTGTTCATGTTCCTCTCCGTACGAAAGGCCAGCAG agatcTAGAGCAGCTGAGCACTCAGAAGTCCAGTCTTGTGAAGCAGCAGTCCATGAGGAGTGAATGGAAACTGGCTAAAATAGCAGCTGTGGTCATAGTGGTGTATGTGCTGTCCTGGGCTCCCTACGCGTGTGTCACCCTCATTGCCTGGGCAGG GCATGCAGGCATCCTCACACCCTACTCTAAAACACTGCCGGCGGTCATCGCCAAATCATCTGCCATCTACAACCCTTTCATATACGCCATAGTTCACACCAAATACAG AGCCACATTGGCTGAGAAGGTCCCAGGTTTGTCCTGCCTGTCTCGTGTTCAGAAGGACTGTCTCACCTCCTCCACCAATAGTGATGCCTCTGTCCAGGACACCAGCATCAGCAGACAGTCATCAGTCTCCAAGATTAAACTCCACACAACCACCGCCAACGACTCCAGTACTATG GTAATGGGAGAAACGGAGCTAAATCTGATGGTGAACAGGTCCAACTTGACTAAAGTGTCATTTAGAAACTTAACGAGACAACGGATCCTCAAATGCTCCTCGCTGCTGATAGAGAAG CCTCCGGTTCAGATGAGAGAGTCGTTCAGTCTATGCGAGCGAGATCTCGTCTCTGGTTCCCTCGCCATGGCAACAGCACCAACGGTCATTTACACTAAGAAGAGCAGGAGTGCTgatatgacctctgacctctcattTAACCCTAAGAACGACTCTTTGACCTGCAGCTCCTCAGACGCTCCCACAATCATCTTCAGTCCAGCTCCAGAGAGCAACATGAGAGAAGATACAG